Part of the Triticum urartu cultivar G1812 chromosome 2, Tu2.1, whole genome shotgun sequence genome, TTCCAATTCCCTTCCCCTTGCATAATTGCACCGCCCTTTTTTGCTTGCTTGTTCTTTTCTGCGTGTTTTTCGCTCAAGAATATGTATGGCACCAACAGTGGAGGATTCTCACAATCATACCAGCTGGTTTCACTCAGGGTTAACTCGGATGTGACGCACGAGTCGTCCTCATCGGCAGCGCGATGATATCGACAAAAAAACATTCAAAACTCACGAACAAACTTGTATTCTTCTTGAAGAAACATCGAATTAAAAGGTGTTCCCACATGAGGAAAACCCGAGTTGTCCACCGAACTAGAAAAGATTAGAGAAAAGAACCACAATCAATTATTCTTGAAAGCTACGCGCTATAATCTCGTGTGTCTCAGCTTAGGACGCGTGCTAATCGCCGATTCGCTGCCGTTGACGGTGACATATTAGTAGATGAAGCTCTTAATCTCTAGTCCATTTGCATTTTGCAACAATAAGTGCACTAGAGTTTCACGCGTTCTTTTTCGTTACAAGATAAGTACATGAGCAACAGAACTTTGAATTCAAAGATGATGATTTGTAGTAAACTAAAAAAATATGTAACAAAAGAAGTTGGACTTGGATTGCTAATCGCCTATTGGCTCATGGATGATGCAGGCGGCCTACTAGCCTAGCCTAGCTAGGGCCTAGAGCCGAAGATACACTTTACTAAAGGAAAAGAAAATGCCCCACCACATGAATGAAGAGCATAAACAAATCAACAAAGTCAAAGAAGAAACAATATTCAGATATACTCCAAGTTGCAGCACGATAGTACTCCACCAGCAGCAACCTGGGCACAGTCCACTTGCCACTGCTGCCAGCAGACAAGGATTAAGCAGCTAGCTGACAGAAGTGCTTATAAAACACACAAAGTGACAGCCCTGGATCTCCATCTCGGAAAGATTAGCGGCAGCTGCCTGTACTTAATTAATCAGAGCAGCATCAAGGTAAACTAGGTTAGCAGCAGCTACTAATTAAGAAGGAAACATGAGGGCAGCAACCCGGGTTTGTTTAGTCACACTGGTTAACCGGCCAAGTGGCACCAAAGCTACTAGATTAAGAACCTGTAACTAACCAGTCAAGCAGCATTAGCAGCAGGGGCATCAAGTAGTGGTAGTAATATGCCGCGTCGGTGTCAGCAGTTTTGGTGCCACAGTTGTATGGCACATAGATCAGCAGTGAGGGACGGGTCAGCAATGCTGTCTGAGCCCTGAGGTCAGTCtcctcttctcttctcttcttcttcttcacctcCTTGTCATCGCTGCTGCTGCTGTGCTACCATCCAAATCCCGGAGCTTTCCATCGGTTAAATTCCGGGCCAAAATAGTGGGCGCCCACCAGCGCCCTCCTCCCCGTCTCTTCCCCCCTGTCCTCATATGCCGCTCCTGTCCCGTCCTCCTCCTGCCACTTCTTCCTTTCCTTGCTTCTCTCGCTCTGCCagcgccctcctcctcctctctgaATCTCTCCCCTGCCGAGGAGGCCCGTCGCGTGCCGCCGCTTCGGACCCCGGCCGTCGAGGCGGCTGTCCGTGACCCGGGGAGGTTTTCTTGGGGGGAGAAAGGTCGGGGTTTTCGGCTGGTTGGTTGGGATTTTGGTTCTTGATTTGAGCGGCGATTTCGGTTGGTTTTCTGCGATTCGGAGTCCCTGTGCTGTGATTCCTGCCGCTCCCTGCTTCCATTTCTGTTCCCTGCCAACACCCCCCGGAATTCAGAGCGGCCGAGGCGGTTCTTCGCTCCGGGCCTCCGTCCATGTAAGAATTGGGTTGGGGTTGGAGGCGTCGATGCGGAGATTCGAGGTCGAACTTTGAGCGAGCGGGAGATCAAGAACTGTTGCTCGAAGGTCGATTTTTATCCGTGAACCCGGTTTTCAGATTGGTTGTTGCGAAGGCTGCAAGTGGAGGACGACTGTCGTTTTTCGCGAGGATTTGAGAGCTGTGGTCGAGGTCAAAAGAGATCAATGGCGTCGCTGTCCGAAAGCGAGGGGACGAACAGGGGGGGCATGTGGGAGCTGGATCAGAACCTTGATCAGCCCATGGATGAGGAAGCCACCAGACTCAAGAATATGTACCGGGAAAAGGTCTGACGTTTCTCTTCTTCAGTTAGTTGCTTTACAGTTCATTTATATTAGTATTTTAATTCATCTGTATTTAGCTTCCAAGACTTGGTTATTTTCAGAGAAAATGTAAAATCAGTCTCTGCATGTGACCAGTTCATGTCAATGTGCAGTTTGTGCTTTGAGAACATCTGGAACAGATGTGTTACTTTGATATGGATTGTGCTGCTTGAACATATTGTTTGCCATCTCTAGTGTGCGAAGTAATTTGGTGTAGTTGGTATTATGGGATTACCATTTTAATTTTCAATGATGGTGGGATTACTGAGTAACTGAAGAAATATAATTTTTAGTGCTTTCTTGGTAGTGAAAATGATGCGCTTCCAGGTGTGTCAGGGAAAAGAAAAAAGGAGCAGTGATTTTGTTTATCCAAGTTTTTTCTGCATTCCATTGTGATTAAACAATTAGCAGAATAATCATTAGTCCTGAAATTTGATGCTTGTGTATTTTTGAAAAGAAACTGAATGCTTGTTTATTATTCAAGTTGTTGGGCTACTAAATCAAGAGTTTATATTGACTGTTATTTCCCTTGATGCAGAAATTCTCATCAGTTTTGATGCTGCGGCTTGCATTTCAGAGCCTTGGGGTGGTCTTTGGTGACTTGGGCACATCACCGCTCTATGTGTTCTATAATGCCTTTCCTCACGGAGTATACGACGACGAAGATGTTATTGGAGCTCTTTCCCTGATCATTTACACCCTTACTCTCATCCCTCTTCTGAAGTATGTTTTTGTTGTCTTGAGGGCAAATGACAATGGTCAAGGTAAGATAATTTATCCGCACAAGGTCCAAATATCATACTGGTTAGACCTTCAATGAGATGGTGTCTCTTATGATCTGCTCTGTACTTGGCAAAAAAGGAAAATACTGACTGCAATACATCTCAAATGCTTGTTTCTACACATTAGCTAACGCCAAGCACAGTAGAATTCAATAAGGGGCAACTATAACAGTGCATTTTTTCCATCAGATTGGTAGGTGAATATGTTAATACAATGCCTTTCTGGTCATGAGATGCCAGAGTGGCAGCTAAATTATTTTCTATGGAAAGTTTAGTCTGAGATCACTCTACTGTTGCCTCAGTGTTGGAAACAACTCTTCCATGCACAATTCTGTGACTTCTTGATTTGATAACTTTGCTTGCAGTTTTACACTGGTGGTGACCTCTTTTTTTTGTCTTGCAGGTGGTACACTTGCTCTATATTCACTACTCTGCCGTCATGCAAAGATCAGCACTATACCCAACCAACACAAGACTGATGAGGACCTAACGACATATAGTCGGCAAACTTATGAGGAGAACTCATTGGCAGCGAAAATAAAGAGATGGCTAGAAACACGCGCATATAAAAGAAACTGTCTTCTTATTCTTGTTCTCCTTGGTACTTGTACAGCTATTGGAGATGGAATCCTTACTCCTGCTATATCAGGTATTCTGCATAATTTCTTCTAAACTCATGTTCAGCATCATATTTTTGTGAGTAAATTGAACGTTTCCAGGAACCTGATTTGTGATTTTGTGTTTCACAGTTCTTTCTGCATCAGGTGGTATAAAAGTTCAAAATCCAAACATGAGTACTGGTAATATTGTGTTTTCAATCTCATATGTACCGTTACCCTTGTACTTTATCTTTTGCATAAATCCATGTTGTAAAGTCGCTTCATCTTTGATTTTCTTTGTATGTGGCAGATATTGTTGTACTTGTTGCCGTGATCATCTTGATTGGAGTATTCAGCATGCAACACTTTGGTACAGACAAAGTTGGATGGCTATTCGCACCTATAGTGCTCATCTGGTTCATTTTAATTGGAAGTGTCGGAGCACTGAACATACACAAGTATGGTAGCTCTGTATTAAGAGCGTACAATCCAGTCTATATATACCGTTATTTCCGAAGGCGGGGAAATTCTTCTAACACCTGGACCGTTCTTGGAGGAATCATGCTTAGCATCACAGGTCAGTCCGTTTTACGTATTCAGGTTTAGAAATCATGCTTAGCATCACAGGTTTAGAAATTACCTTCCATCAACCTATAATAAAACTCGTATGACATGCAGATATTTGTTTCTTTCTCTTCAGGAACTGAAGCGTTATTTGCAGATCTATGTCATTTCCCTGTGTTGGCCATTCAGGTAGCATGTCTTCCATCAGTCATTGCGATATATCTGTAGCCAAATGTGTGCTCCCTAATTTGAAAATGTCTATTTGCAGATTGCATTCACCTTCATTGTATTCCCATGCCTTCTTCTGGCATACACAGGGCAAGCAGCTTATATAATTTCCAACAAGAAACATGTGAATGACGCCTTCTATCGCTCCATTCCAGGTCCTCCTCAGATACTATAGCTTGTCATCCTATTGACTAATCCTAagatagattgatcgatgtgccAGCACATCACGTTTGCACACTGTCATAGTGCGTAGCCATTATTGACAGTGCATACTAGTGCTGTTGCTTTATGTACTATAGTTCTCATAGTGAGATGTTTAATAATTGCAGATGCCATATACTGGCCAGCCTTTGTTATAGCAACTGCTGCAGCAATAATTGCAAGTCAAGCCACCATATCTGCAACCTACTCGATAATAAAGCAGGCTCTTGCATTAGGATGTTTCCCCCGCGTGAAGGTAGTCCACACCTCGAAGAAATTTCTCGGGCAGATTTATATCCCTGACATCAACTGGCTCCTCCTTATTCTTTGTATTGCTGTGACTGCTGGATTCAAGAACCAGAGCCAGATAGGAAATGCATACGGTAAGGTTTACTTTCTAAATATGGAGTCTGATGAGCATTCCTTGTTTGCAACACCATGTAGTATATATTGCTAAGCTTGGAAAGGCTACATTCAGACAATTTAAAAGGAAAGATTGCCTTATAATAGAAAGAGTGACTGGTAATAGGCTGAAATTGTCCTGAAATAAGAACTGTCGCAGAATTTACATGACACAGTCTTCGCTGCATATCTCAGACAACTCTAAATTTACATTTCCTGTTTGTGTGAACAGGCACTGCAGTGGTTATAGTTATGCTAGTGACAACGTTCCTCATGGTACCAATAATGCTGCTGGTGTGGAAGAGTCACTGGATTCTTGTCATCACCTTTATTGTGCTCTCGTTGATGGTAGAGCTACCATACTTCTGGGCTTGCATATTGAAGATTGACCAAGGCGGTTGGGTCCCGCTTGTCATCGCGATAgccttcttcatcatcatgtatGTGTGGCACTATTGCACTGTAAAGCGGTATGAATTTGAGATGCACAGCAAGGTGTCAATGGCCTGGATTCTTGGCCTCGGTCCGAGCCTTGGTCTAGTCAGGGTTCCAGGGATAGGCTTTGTGTACACTGAGCTGGCAAGTGGCGTACCGCACATCTTCTCACACTTTATCACCAACCTACCTGCTATCCACTCGGTTGTCGTCTTCGTCTGTGTCAAGTATCTTCCAGTCTACACAGTCCCGGTGGAGGAGCGGTTCCTTGTGAGGAGGATTGGGCCGAAGAACTTCCATATATTCCGTTGCATTGCAAGGTACGGATATAAAGACCTCCACAAGAAAGATGATGACTTTGAGAAGATGCTCTTTGACTGCCTCACGTTATTCATCCGACTCGAGAGCATGATGGATGGTTATTCAGATTCCGATGAGTTCAGCTTACCAGAGCAGAGGACTGAAGGATCGATCAACACTGCATTTCTAGCAGACAAAACTGTCAACACAATGTGCTCCAATGGTGACCTTAGCTACTCATCACAGGATTCTATTGTGCCAGTGCAGTCACCCCTCGGGGTAAACAACCTGTTGACGTACTCAAGCCAAACCAACCGTACAGTCAGCAACGAAGTTGAGTTCTTGAACCGGTGCAGGGATGCTGGTGTTGTGCACATCCTAGGGAACACCATTGTGCGCGCTCGGAGAGATTCAGGGATCATCAAGAAGATTTCTGTAGATTACTTGTATGCCTTCATGAGGAGGATCTGCAGGGAGAACAGTGTGATGTTCAATATTCCTCATGAGAGCCTTCTTAATGTTGGGCAAATATACTACATCTGAAACATCGTTTTCCGTTTGGTTTGTACTGGATTCTGAGCAAAAAGCTCTGATGTACCGTTCTCTGGAAGGGAGAGGGGGGTGGCTGCTTTAAACTGTAAATATAAATAGGGAATAGCTTCAGATTTTGTTCCGCACCCTGCATCTTTCAGGCGGTTTTCATGCTAGAAATGTTCGCCTTTTGTCTTGTAATTCGTAAGATTCAGATGCTTCCTTTCCCTGATAAATCATATATTGTGATAGTTGTCTAGAAAAATCTCTAACTGGCAACTCATGGATTCGAAAGTAGTTGCAGCTTTATAAGTTGTCACCTTTGTTTTCGTTGAAAAACCAACATCATCTTTGTGGCTGGCTGCAAAGGTTCAGGTTTTCAGTATGGCTGAATTTGATGTGACAGTCAGATAGATGTACATATGTTGTGCAATAAAAACATGCTCATGCAAAATGCCTTAGTCAACTAATTAAACAGTGCACATTACACAAACCATAGTTTTAGGATGATCATATTCTCATCTGAATTCAACGACAAGGGAGTTCCACGAAAACTAGCAGATAAAACTACCTAGATGGCTACATCACTGATTACATTTGCAGGTCATGCTGGTTGCTGATGACTGAACCAGATGATGGACAAAACATCTTCATCGCAAAATGAAACTAGCCTGGACCACGAACCACTCGGCATATTGAGGGCTAATTGGCCTTAGCCAATCTACGAATCTGACTTGGGCACGGCTTTTCATCCTGATTGCAACAAGCTGCGTCGCAAGGGATCTTTCCACATGGGCACTTGTCTCCATGACTGACAACAGCTTCTGCGATCGACCTTTTCTGGCAACGATGACGAAGTTCCTCAAGCTCGCACTTCAGGTTGTCGACCTGCTGCCCGAGTGAATCAACCTTGTCCGTGAGGTAGTTCATGTGCTCAATCGCCTTCTCAGGGAACTTCCTGTCCAGCCATTGGGTGAAACCACAGTCCTGTTTTGAATCCTGACAAAAACAGAAACGAAGACATAGATTATCATTGTGGATCAATGCAGTGATAGTTAAGACCATTACATGTATATGCAACCCCGATAAACATTTTCCAAAGGAAGCTCACCGCGAAGAGAGGGCAGCGGTAGAACCTTCGCCCTGGGTCTTGACGGTCCCATGAAGTTTCAATGGTGCAAGGTTTATCATGCTTGCAAGTTGGCCAGCTGCCATCATCATCAGATTCATCTGTCACTGCAGGATCTTCATCAGAGGTTGTTTTCTTGGCACTCCACTTGACAAACAGCCTGAAAACTCCAACATGGCGCCATGCCACATTCAGGAACGCCCTCCAGGAATCGTCCCCAGTTATGTCAATCAGCACGGTGGAAGGAGGAGCCATGGGATTGTTCCTGACATACAGAATGTGCTGCGGAGTGAGCTCATGTGTCACGTCATTCAACTGGAAGAGCTGCATTATCCAGCGTCGCACTTGCTCGAACGACTTGTTCAGTGGCTCTGGTAGCCGTGCGACCAGAAACGGGCAATCGGGACTCACTAGTGCCCCCTCGGGCCCATTGGAAATCTTCCCTTCAGCAGGAAATATCACAAACTCTTCTGGCATCGACATACCTGTAGAAAAATAAAGGTATGAATGAACTATTTTCCACATTTGTATATTTCTTCTGAAACTAAATTTCCACTTTCCCAATATATATCGGCAATCCATGACGTCCCTCAATCACTGTCTAACAGTAGCAACCTCTAGTCTAGAGAGATAGAAAAGTTTGTCCTACATGTTTCCATACCACACAAAATCCATCTGTTCCCCAATTCAACTGAGATGATGTCATTTTTGGAGAAAAACTGACATAATGGCATCCTTCCCTAATCAGTAGTAATCATCATCACCATAACAGCTACCCCTATACAAACTCGCCAAAACGCACAAAAGGAACATCATTTTCTGTTTCCTACAGCTAAATCGGTTTACACACAATTCATGTGCCCTCCTAGTCAACAGCCATAGAAACACTCTTCCCTAATCAGCAATCGCCATCACCATGTTCTCCAGTTCAACTGACATGATGAAATTCTTTCCTAATCAGTAATCGAGATCACTAGTGGCGATATGTTTCAGCATAACCGCACCATTAAAGCAAAGCGAAGGAGGAAGGAAACCGCCGCGATCGGAGAAACTTTTACCTCGCAGAGGAAGGCGTGCCGGTTCCCAGCAAGGGCGTCGGGATCGCCGCCGCGAGCGAAGTCACCGGAAGCGGCGGAACCCCCTCCTCTCTCCGGCTGGATTGCCGCCTGAACCCTAGGCTGGACCCTCCTCCGGCGGTTGGAATGTGGGAGATTTCTCCCCCGTTCTCACCCTTTTATCATGCGGGGTGCCGCGGCGGAACCCGAGCGGGCTCGGCTGGTGTCGATTTTGGCGGGGAATGGTTAGCCTCTCCTCCCGCGCAGACGATTTGAAGATTTTGGGACTGCTGGGGACGCGCGCTCGATGATCGTGCTGCCGCTGGACCCAAAGTGCGATGGGAATGAAATACCAGGGGTGTCGATGCAAATGCTCCTTGCCTCGGAGTAGAAGGACGCAGCCACACGGAAATCTAAGGTCGAGTAGTCAATTGGGGTCTTTAATTCTTAATAAATTAGAATCATCCGATTTTATCCGGTCAACAATTTCTTAAAAATCTCTCTCATTCAATTCTTTTAATTTATTATGCTCATTAATTTTGCAGCTTTTTTATTCTATTGAGATATTTAATTTGGATTTTGGTTCATGACATTGATTTGATTAGATTTAGACCGGGTCAACAATTTCTTAGGAGCCCCCTCATTCAATTCATTTTCACTATGCTCCTTTACTTTGAAGCTTTTCCATTTGATCGAGGTTTCAATTTTAGATTTGCTTCATAATTTTAATAAGGAAACAAATTTTCAAATTGATCGGCAG contains:
- the LOC125539480 gene encoding probable potassium transporter 11; protein product: MASLSESEGTNRGGMWELDQNLDQPMDEEATRLKNMYREKKFSSVLMLRLAFQSLGVVFGDLGTSPLYVFYNAFPHGVYDDEDVIGALSLIIYTLTLIPLLKYVFVVLRANDNGQGGTLALYSLLCRHAKISTIPNQHKTDEDLTTYSRQTYEENSLAAKIKRWLETRAYKRNCLLILVLLGTCTAIGDGILTPAISVLSASGGIKVQNPNMSTDIVVLVAVIILIGVFSMQHFGTDKVGWLFAPIVLIWFILIGSVGALNIHKYGSSVLRAYNPVYIYRYFRRRGNSSNTWTVLGGIMLSITGTEALFADLCHFPVLAIQIAFTFIVFPCLLLAYTGQAAYIISNKKHVNDAFYRSIPDAIYWPAFVIATAAAIIASQATISATYSIIKQALALGCFPRVKVVHTSKKFLGQIYIPDINWLLLILCIAVTAGFKNQSQIGNAYGTAVVIVMLVTTFLMVPIMLLVWKSHWILVITFIVLSLMVELPYFWACILKIDQGGWVPLVIAIAFFIIMYVWHYCTVKRYEFEMHSKVSMAWILGLGPSLGLVRVPGIGFVYTELASGVPHIFSHFITNLPAIHSVVVFVCVKYLPVYTVPVEERFLVRRIGPKNFHIFRCIARYGYKDLHKKDDDFEKMLFDCLTLFIRLESMMDGYSDSDEFSLPEQRTEGSINTAFLADKTVNTMCSNGDLSYSSQDSIVPVQSPLGVNNLLTYSSQTNRTVSNEVEFLNRCRDAGVVHILGNTIVRARRDSGIIKKISVDYLYAFMRRICRENSVMFNIPHESLLNVGQIYYI
- the LOC125539481 gene encoding uncharacterized protein LOC125539481, yielding MSMPEEFVIFPAEGKISNGPEGALVSPDCPFLVARLPEPLNKSFEQVRRWIMQLFQLNDVTHELTPQHILYVRNNPMAPPSTVLIDITGDDSWRAFLNVAWRHVGVFRLFVKWSAKKTTSDEDPAVTDESDDDGSWPTCKHDKPCTIETSWDRQDPGRRFYRCPLFADSKQDCGFTQWLDRKFPEKAIEHMNYLTDKVDSLGQQVDNLKCELEELRHRCQKRSIAEAVVSHGDKCPCGKIPCDAACCNQDEKPCPSQIRRLAKAN